In a genomic window of Polycladomyces abyssicola:
- a CDS encoding Cof-type HAD-IIB family hydrolase encodes MKLTAIDLDGTLLGTDGTIHRANAEAIREAQARGITVVIATGRSLSDAKRLLKAAGLSCPVIAVNGAVVEWEGECIRNVFLPKPLVESVWDMLKNTGIYYQIYTQQGIFSSREGQHRLAEESALIEAAARSESQAALWHMSQLQLHQQGLTELADDSLLPDWRVHKFLCFSTSEEQLKSIREWTYQFEELIAFSSGAGSLEITSRESQKGIALRWLAERLGIRMEETAAIGDSENDWSMLTAVGLGIAMGNADPAIRQVCRHTTLTNDQNGVAHAFHTWIFPQIS; translated from the coding sequence TTGAAATTAACAGCCATCGATTTGGACGGCACCTTGCTCGGCACGGACGGCACCATTCACCGGGCGAATGCCGAAGCGATCCGGGAAGCCCAAGCGCGCGGCATCACGGTTGTGATCGCTACCGGACGTTCCCTCTCCGATGCCAAACGATTGCTCAAGGCGGCGGGATTGTCCTGTCCGGTCATCGCCGTCAACGGTGCTGTGGTCGAGTGGGAAGGCGAGTGTATCCGTAACGTCTTCCTTCCAAAGCCACTAGTGGAATCCGTATGGGATATGCTAAAAAACACGGGTATTTACTACCAAATTTACACCCAACAAGGAATTTTCTCTTCACGTGAAGGGCAACACCGTCTAGCGGAGGAATCGGCCCTCATCGAGGCGGCCGCCCGTTCAGAGTCACAAGCCGCACTTTGGCACATGTCCCAACTCCAACTCCATCAACAGGGGCTGACGGAGCTTGCGGACGATTCGTTGCTCCCAGACTGGCGGGTTCACAAGTTCTTGTGTTTTTCCACCTCGGAGGAACAACTGAAAAGCATTCGGGAATGGACCTATCAGTTTGAGGAGTTGATCGCATTCTCATCCGGCGCAGGTTCATTGGAGATTACCTCCCGCGAGTCACAAAAGGGGATTGCACTCCGTTGGCTAGCAGAACGTTTGGGGATACGGATGGAGGAAACCGCCGCCATCGGTGACAGCGAAAACGACTGGTCCATGCTGACTGCCGTCGGACTGGGAATCGCCATGGGCAACGCCGATCCGGCCATCCGGCAGGTGTGTCGTCATACCACCCTCACCAACGACCAGAACGGAGTAGCACATGCATTCCATACGTGGATTTTTCCTCAAATAAGCTAG
- a CDS encoding phosphoenolpyruvate synthase has translation MKSYVLFFEQVDRSSLPYVGGKGANLGELSKAGFPVPGGFCVTTYAYRDFIATSPEMVSFLDELNAMDPNDFNQLRKLGERIRIHLQQLEIPFHLRNEIIHAWESVGKEYAYAVRSSATAEDLPTASFAGQQDTYLNIKGQDELLQHIRKCWASLFTDRAISYRAKNGFDHRQVYLSVVVQRMVNPEISGILFTADPVNGNRKVVSIDASFGLGEAIVSGMVSADLYKVKDGQIIYKNISEKKIAIDSLPEGGTVKKDLPPDQQTKQALTDSQILRLAELGKRIEKHFGSPQDIEFCIENGKIFVVQSRPITSLYPLPDIPQEPLRVMFSFGHVQMMTDAMKPMGLSVLRTVFPKKVFVEAGGRLFVDPTEVLRTKLGRKILPKVFKNLFDEAFSHALSEVIQRPEFLQIPPKLGFVKSARRFMSPIIKEVWKNLVKRDPKLAKSKVESFMQKKWTEVREELQGTTGTKRLEAVQHQLSILAKDVFQNLFPYVICFPISFLLLKKALIRWIGDDKELFLLNKSLPGNITSEMGLQIGDLADLVRELPEVEEYLKHTNDQTFYQGLSNVHGGEKFKRVFDEFIAKYGHRCPGEIDLTRPRWREAPVQLVPAILGHMRSVKPGEHRQKFIQGEQEAQEAEQRILDHVGRSGLKSKWIKRLMEVYRHMGGLREHPKYLLTLILDECKKAIMAEAEELVKKGVLQQAEDVFYLTLDELIQLSKGEFKQDVVSFIADRKEKYEWHQTLKPPRLMTSEGEMVTGSPRKGEFPEGALIGNPVSAGVVEGKARIVLKPEEAHLNEGEILVAPHTDPGWTPLFQSAKALVTEVGGLMTHGAVVAREYGIPAVVGVDDATKKIKDGQMIRVDGNQGFVEILSDENG, from the coding sequence ATGAAATCGTATGTGTTATTTTTTGAACAAGTTGACCGTTCCAGTCTCCCTTATGTCGGGGGAAAGGGAGCCAACCTGGGTGAGCTGAGTAAGGCAGGCTTTCCGGTACCAGGTGGATTCTGTGTGACGACGTACGCGTATCGAGACTTTATCGCCACCAGTCCCGAAATGGTCTCTTTTTTAGATGAACTCAATGCGATGGACCCAAATGATTTCAATCAATTGCGGAAGTTGGGAGAGCGTATTCGTATCCATTTACAACAATTGGAGATCCCTTTTCATTTGAGAAATGAAATCATTCATGCCTGGGAATCGGTGGGGAAGGAGTATGCTTATGCCGTCCGTTCCAGTGCAACAGCTGAGGATCTGCCTACCGCTTCGTTTGCTGGACAGCAGGATACCTATTTGAACATTAAGGGGCAGGATGAACTGCTTCAACATATTCGAAAATGTTGGGCGTCTTTGTTTACAGATCGTGCTATTTCCTATCGAGCGAAAAATGGATTCGATCATCGTCAAGTCTACCTGTCTGTCGTGGTTCAACGGATGGTGAATCCGGAAATCTCAGGGATTTTGTTTACCGCTGATCCTGTAAATGGGAATCGCAAGGTAGTTTCCATCGATGCCAGTTTCGGATTGGGTGAAGCCATTGTATCCGGGATGGTATCGGCGGATCTATACAAAGTGAAGGACGGCCAAATCATTTACAAGAATATATCGGAAAAGAAAATCGCGATTGACTCACTGCCTGAAGGAGGTACAGTAAAAAAAGACTTACCACCGGATCAACAAACCAAACAAGCCCTGACGGACAGCCAAATTTTACGTTTGGCTGAGCTGGGAAAAAGAATTGAGAAACATTTTGGCTCCCCACAAGATATTGAGTTTTGTATTGAAAATGGAAAGATTTTTGTTGTCCAAAGCCGGCCGATCACGTCACTGTATCCTCTGCCTGACATTCCGCAAGAACCACTTCGTGTCATGTTCTCATTCGGCCATGTACAAATGATGACAGATGCTATGAAACCGATGGGGCTATCGGTCTTACGAACCGTTTTTCCGAAAAAAGTATTTGTAGAAGCAGGGGGACGTCTTTTTGTTGATCCCACGGAAGTGCTTCGTACCAAGCTAGGAAGAAAAATACTGCCAAAAGTATTTAAAAATTTATTTGATGAAGCATTCAGCCATGCTCTCAGTGAAGTCATTCAACGGCCGGAGTTTCTCCAAATTCCTCCAAAACTGGGTTTTGTTAAGTCAGCGCGTCGGTTCATGTCCCCCATCATAAAAGAGGTGTGGAAAAATCTTGTCAAGCGTGACCCGAAATTAGCAAAAAGCAAAGTGGAAAGCTTTATGCAGAAAAAGTGGACAGAAGTCCGTGAAGAATTGCAAGGTACAACCGGGACTAAACGCCTGGAAGCCGTTCAACATCAATTAAGCATTTTGGCAAAGGATGTGTTTCAGAACCTCTTTCCATACGTCATCTGTTTCCCGATCTCATTCCTCTTGTTAAAGAAAGCGCTCATTCGTTGGATTGGGGATGACAAAGAACTGTTTCTGTTAAATAAATCTCTTCCCGGCAACATCACCAGCGAAATGGGCCTGCAGATTGGCGATTTGGCTGATCTGGTTCGGGAATTGCCTGAAGTGGAAGAGTATCTGAAACATACGAATGACCAGACCTTCTATCAAGGGCTCTCAAACGTTCATGGGGGAGAGAAGTTTAAACGCGTTTTCGACGAATTTATTGCGAAATACGGACATAGATGCCCGGGTGAAATTGACCTGACAAGGCCACGCTGGCGTGAAGCACCTGTCCAACTGGTTCCTGCTATCCTGGGACATATGCGTAGCGTGAAGCCGGGAGAACATCGACAAAAATTCATCCAAGGAGAGCAGGAAGCCCAAGAAGCTGAGCAGCGAATTCTGGATCATGTGGGACGGAGCGGTCTTAAGTCCAAATGGATCAAACGCCTGATGGAGGTATACCGCCACATGGGCGGGCTTCGGGAGCACCCCAAATATCTGTTGACATTGATTTTGGACGAATGCAAAAAAGCCATTATGGCCGAAGCGGAAGAATTGGTAAAGAAAGGGGTTCTACAGCAAGCAGAGGATGTGTTTTACCTTACCCTGGACGAGTTGATTCAACTCTCAAAAGGGGAGTTTAAACAAGATGTCGTCTCATTTATTGCTGACCGGAAAGAAAAATATGAATGGCACCAAACATTGAAACCACCCAGATTGATGACGAGTGAAGGGGAGATGGTAACCGGTTCCCCCAGAAAAGGGGAATTTCCCGAAGGGGCGCTTATCGGAAACCCGGTTTCCGCAGGCGTTGTTGAAGGAAAAGCCCGGATCGTCCTGAAACCGGAAGAAGCCCATCTCAATGAAGGGGAAATTCTCGTTGCTCCGCATACCGATCCCGGTTGGACTCCTTTGTTTCAATCAGCCAAAGCATTGGTTACAGAGGTGGGCGGACTGATGACACACGGTGCCGTTGTGGCCCGGGAATACGGAATCCCGGCCGTGGTGGGAGTGGATGATGCCACCAAGAAAATCAAAGACGGGCAAATGATTCGTGTAGACGGAAACCAGGGTTTTGTGGAGATTTTGAGTGATGAAAATGGGTAA
- a CDS encoding glutathione peroxidase yields the protein MSVYDFSAVTINGEEKSLSDYRGKVLLIVNTASKCGFTPQYKELQMLYERYRDKGLEILGFPCNQFGNQEPGSNDEIASFCQLNYGVSFPMFAKVDVKGPNAHPLFRYLTEQAPGFWNKEIKWNFTKFLIDRDGNVVNRYAPTTSPRKIEKDIEQYL from the coding sequence ATGAGTGTCTATGATTTTTCCGCCGTCACCATCAACGGTGAAGAGAAATCCTTGTCCGATTACCGCGGTAAGGTGTTGCTGATCGTCAACACTGCGAGCAAATGCGGTTTTACCCCGCAGTACAAGGAATTGCAGATGTTGTACGAGCGGTATCGCGACAAAGGATTGGAAATCCTTGGTTTCCCCTGCAATCAATTTGGCAACCAAGAACCGGGTTCCAATGATGAGATCGCTTCGTTTTGTCAATTGAACTACGGCGTCAGTTTTCCCATGTTCGCCAAAGTGGACGTCAAGGGGCCGAATGCCCATCCGCTGTTTCGCTATCTGACCGAGCAGGCGCCGGGGTTTTGGAACAAGGAGATCAAGTGGAACTTCACCAAGTTCCTCATCGATCGGGACGGGAACGTCGTCAATCGGTATGCACCGACAACCTCTCCCCGAAAAATCGAAAAGGACATCGAACAATATTTATAA
- a CDS encoding VanW family protein yields MEKYYRILGVRQDATIEEIKKAYRQQVRKYHPDVNSSRDAARKLLEIQKAYEELVRQAPTALAVVEDNETELAVRRALQAYKRKQKKRMGIMLVALLLLALVGVYGFSDLFQPSELILTHGGKTWELDLKSVGYDGKNPDTINRRQLGLWLKLVKKEVDKPAVDARMKRLGDPIQPSRSGMVMDTDVIENEWISRIPKIVNRPQEIPMIPQAPKVTEEQLQLVDRQRIGKYTTYFNPDNRSRAANIRLSSRAIDGVVLNPGDVFSFNQTVGQRTQERGYEPVTKIVQGEYSEGVGGGVSQTSSTLFNCVDNAGLEVLSRFSYSKTPTYVPAGRDATVAWNEPDFRFKNNLNAPVVIRTKLKTDALTVEIYSTPDVKVDRNPVKPASKRLPPEQSVTPGQPSDHIELPPDYNRPDSHHSSKNDSGTGDGTVDSGDSGSSHRSDGQTGDLSGADATAGDTGGQAGGDTSGMTGSTGGTDMGSTGSSSGDAGQSTGGTTGSTGTDPGSTGDVGTDTGTTGTDGTTSGTGDSGSSDSTGTDASSQGTTGSGGTPQPNGGTGSM; encoded by the coding sequence ATGGAGAAATATTACCGCATTCTCGGGGTTCGCCAGGACGCCACGATCGAAGAGATCAAAAAAGCGTATCGCCAGCAAGTGCGAAAGTATCATCCCGATGTGAACTCTTCGCGTGATGCGGCCAGAAAGCTCTTGGAGATCCAGAAGGCTTATGAGGAATTGGTACGTCAAGCACCGACCGCTCTGGCGGTGGTGGAGGATAACGAAACGGAACTTGCCGTTAGGCGGGCACTCCAAGCCTACAAACGAAAACAAAAAAAGAGAATGGGCATCATGTTGGTGGCATTGCTCCTCCTCGCACTGGTCGGTGTTTACGGGTTTAGTGATTTGTTTCAACCTTCGGAACTGATTCTGACGCACGGTGGAAAAACTTGGGAATTGGATCTAAAAAGTGTCGGTTATGACGGAAAAAATCCGGATACCATCAACCGACGCCAATTGGGATTATGGTTGAAATTGGTGAAGAAGGAAGTGGACAAGCCGGCCGTAGATGCCAGGATGAAACGGCTCGGTGATCCGATTCAACCCTCCCGTTCCGGTATGGTGATGGATACCGATGTGATTGAGAATGAGTGGATTTCCCGCATACCCAAAATCGTCAACCGCCCGCAAGAGATCCCCATGATTCCCCAAGCTCCCAAGGTGACAGAGGAACAATTACAACTGGTGGACCGACAACGGATCGGCAAGTACACGACCTATTTCAATCCGGACAACCGAAGTCGAGCGGCGAACATCCGACTGTCCAGTCGCGCAATCGACGGCGTGGTGTTGAATCCGGGAGATGTATTTTCGTTCAACCAAACGGTGGGTCAACGGACGCAAGAACGGGGATACGAACCAGTGACGAAAATCGTGCAGGGCGAATACAGCGAGGGAGTGGGGGGCGGCGTTTCTCAAACTTCATCCACTTTGTTTAACTGCGTGGACAACGCGGGATTGGAGGTCTTATCTCGTTTTTCATACAGCAAAACCCCCACTTATGTTCCGGCAGGCAGGGATGCTACCGTGGCCTGGAACGAACCCGATTTTCGTTTCAAGAACAACCTGAATGCCCCGGTCGTCATTCGTACGAAGCTCAAGACGGATGCTCTGACTGTGGAAATCTATTCAACGCCGGACGTGAAAGTGGACCGCAATCCGGTAAAACCGGCTTCCAAACGCTTGCCGCCCGAACAATCGGTCACACCGGGCCAACCGTCGGACCACATCGAGTTGCCGCCGGATTACAATCGTCCGGATTCGCATCACTCCTCGAAAAACGATTCAGGAACCGGTGACGGTACGGTTGACAGCGGTGATTCCGGCTCATCCCACAGATCGGACGGGCAAACCGGTGATTTGTCTGGAGCCGACGCCACGGCCGGAGATACCGGTGGTCAGGCTGGAGGCGATACCAGTGGTATGACGGGGAGCACCGGCGGAACGGATATGGGAAGTACGGGCAGCAGCAGTGGAGACGCTGGACAATCCACTGGCGGAACGACCGGCAGTACCGGGACTGATCCCGGTAGCACGGGAGATGTTGGTACCGATACCGGTACTACTGGAACAGACGGGACGACTAGCGGAACCGGCGATTCGGGCAGTTCGGACTCAACGGGGACGGATGCCAGTTCGCAAGGAACCACAGGGTCGGGGGGGACTCCCCAACCGAATGGGGGAACGGGCAGTATGTGA
- a CDS encoding (Fe-S)-binding protein, translating to MSALQIVNWIAFLTVASYAVYLFARVVYSRYTYVKLGKPVDWQADLRTRLNEVWVNVFGQKKLLKDKKSGIMHVVMFYGFIVIQFGAVDLFIKGLAPGYHLPVPAYPVFTLIQEITVFAVLLATGYAFYRRFIEKLPRLKRNWKAGLVIWFLTGLMLSILLSAAFEHVWRPDHQAAWSTPISSLIAAPFSSLSPQAGEVGFYVFWWIHALILFSFLVYVPQSKHFHLLVAPVNVFLKRQDPPSKLKPIDFEDESAESYGVGKIEDFTQKQLIDLYACVECGRCTNMCPAAGTGKLLSPMDLIVKMRDHLTVKGAAITSQAPWMPAFAFSGANQAVMEVAAGQETVPVNLIGDVITEEELWACTTCRNCEDACPVANEHVDKIIDMRRYLVLTEGKMNAEITRTFQNIERQGNPWGLSKKERDRWKEGLDVPVPTVKEEKDFEYLLFVGSMGSYDNRSQKITQAVAKLLHQAGVKFAILGNKEKNSGDTARRLGNEFLFQQLATENIALFEKHNVKKIITIDPHAYNTFKNEYPDFGLQAEVYHHTQVLAELIRQGRLKPTKEVKERVTYHDSCYLGRYNGEYSAPRFILQSIPGIELVEMERNRENGMCCGAGGGMMWMEETSGVRVNVARTEQALAVNPSVIGSACPYCLTMMSDGTKAKEVEDRVKTMDVAELLALSVEFDTEPPVAEGVH from the coding sequence GTGTCCGCTTTGCAAATCGTGAATTGGATCGCCTTTCTCACCGTAGCCAGTTATGCCGTTTACCTATTTGCTCGAGTGGTGTACAGTCGTTACACTTATGTCAAATTGGGAAAACCGGTCGATTGGCAAGCGGATCTGCGTACCAGGCTGAACGAGGTGTGGGTCAACGTTTTCGGACAGAAAAAACTGCTCAAAGACAAGAAGAGCGGCATCATGCACGTCGTGATGTTTTACGGCTTCATTGTCATACAATTCGGTGCCGTTGATTTGTTTATCAAGGGATTGGCGCCGGGGTATCATTTGCCCGTACCAGCTTATCCGGTGTTTACGCTGATTCAGGAAATCACGGTTTTTGCCGTATTGTTGGCGACAGGCTACGCATTTTACCGCCGTTTTATCGAGAAATTGCCGCGTCTGAAGCGGAATTGGAAGGCGGGACTCGTCATCTGGTTTCTGACTGGTTTGATGCTTTCCATCCTGTTGTCGGCTGCGTTTGAACACGTGTGGCGTCCAGACCATCAGGCTGCTTGGTCGACACCGATTTCCAGTCTGATCGCCGCACCGTTCAGCTCGTTATCGCCGCAAGCGGGAGAAGTGGGGTTTTATGTGTTCTGGTGGATCCATGCGTTGATCCTGTTCTCGTTTTTGGTGTACGTACCACAGTCCAAACACTTTCATTTGCTGGTGGCACCGGTCAACGTCTTTCTGAAGCGGCAGGATCCGCCATCCAAACTGAAACCGATCGATTTCGAAGACGAGTCGGCTGAATCGTACGGAGTCGGGAAAATCGAGGATTTCACCCAAAAACAGCTGATCGATTTATACGCTTGTGTCGAATGCGGCCGTTGCACCAACATGTGTCCAGCCGCCGGAACGGGCAAACTGCTCTCTCCGATGGACCTGATCGTGAAGATGCGTGATCATCTGACTGTCAAAGGGGCGGCGATTACTTCACAGGCCCCGTGGATGCCGGCCTTTGCATTCAGCGGCGCCAACCAAGCGGTGATGGAGGTGGCGGCCGGTCAGGAAACGGTTCCGGTCAACCTCATCGGCGACGTGATCACTGAAGAGGAACTGTGGGCTTGTACCACCTGTCGTAACTGTGAGGATGCTTGTCCGGTGGCCAACGAACACGTGGACAAAATCATCGACATGCGCCGGTATCTCGTGTTAACCGAGGGCAAAATGAACGCCGAAATCACCCGGACGTTCCAAAATATCGAACGGCAGGGCAACCCGTGGGGACTCAGCAAGAAAGAGCGGGACCGTTGGAAAGAGGGACTGGATGTGCCCGTACCTACGGTCAAAGAGGAGAAGGATTTTGAATACCTACTGTTCGTCGGTTCGATGGGTTCTTACGACAACCGGAGTCAAAAAATTACACAGGCGGTGGCCAAACTCCTGCATCAAGCCGGCGTGAAATTCGCCATCTTGGGCAACAAAGAGAAAAACTCCGGCGACACCGCCCGGCGCTTGGGAAATGAATTTTTGTTCCAGCAACTGGCGACGGAGAACATCGCGTTGTTTGAAAAGCATAACGTGAAGAAAATCATCACAATTGACCCTCATGCATACAACACTTTTAAAAATGAATATCCCGATTTCGGTCTGCAGGCGGAGGTGTACCACCATACGCAAGTACTGGCTGAACTGATCCGTCAAGGCCGACTGAAGCCGACCAAAGAAGTGAAGGAACGGGTCACCTATCACGACTCGTGCTACCTGGGGCGTTACAATGGAGAATACTCCGCTCCCCGCTTCATTTTGCAGTCGATTCCCGGGATCGAGCTGGTGGAGATGGAGCGCAACCGGGAAAACGGGATGTGTTGCGGCGCCGGTGGTGGCATGATGTGGATGGAAGAAACGTCCGGCGTCCGTGTCAACGTCGCACGGACTGAGCAGGCATTGGCCGTCAATCCGAGCGTGATCGGCAGTGCGTGTCCGTATTGCCTGACGATGATGAGCGACGGCACCAAAGCGAAAGAAGTGGAAGATCGGGTGAAAACAATGGATGTGGCCGAACTGCTCGCCTTGTCCGTCGAGTTTGATACTGAGCCACCGGTGGCGGAGGGTGTTCACTGA
- a CDS encoding DivIVA domain-containing protein has translation MERLTPKDIFNKDFPRERKGYSRQAVDEFLDLVIQNYEEVLEENERLKEELERAKAQAVNREVIDDILHRLERLERMA, from the coding sequence ATGGAACGTTTAACGCCCAAAGACATTTTCAACAAGGATTTCCCGCGCGAGCGAAAAGGATATTCCCGGCAAGCGGTGGATGAGTTTTTGGACTTGGTGATCCAAAACTATGAGGAAGTGTTGGAGGAGAACGAGCGTTTGAAGGAGGAACTGGAGAGAGCCAAAGCGCAAGCGGTCAATCGTGAAGTGATCGATGACATTTTGCACCGGTTGGAACGCCTGGAGCGGATGGCATAA
- a CDS encoding NAD(P)H-dependent oxidoreductase — translation MKDLSILVLYGSQREESNAKKLTQAALKGIPHQAIDLKDHTILPIDDRRHVPGGFLPVDDDYDTVIQEVLRHDTLIFSLPIYWYGIPGRMKNFIDRWSVSLRDSRFDFKEIMRRKTAYIIAVGGDNPRVKGLPLIQQFQYIFDFVGVTFAGYIIGQANRPGEIENDFRALAEVEQLNRILRQIVQE, via the coding sequence GTGAAGGATTTGAGCATTCTGGTTTTATATGGAAGCCAACGTGAGGAGAGCAACGCCAAAAAGCTGACACAGGCGGCATTGAAAGGAATCCCCCATCAAGCGATCGATCTCAAGGATCACACCATCCTCCCCATAGATGATCGCCGTCATGTCCCGGGCGGATTTCTGCCTGTAGACGATGATTACGATACTGTCATCCAAGAGGTGTTGCGTCACGATACGCTGATTTTCAGCTTGCCGATCTATTGGTACGGCATTCCGGGGCGGATGAAAAATTTTATCGACCGATGGTCGGTCAGCCTACGGGATTCCCGTTTTGATTTCAAGGAAATCATGCGGCGCAAAACAGCCTACATCATCGCCGTCGGCGGTGACAATCCCCGTGTCAAAGGCTTGCCACTCATCCAACAATTCCAGTACATCTTCGATTTCGTGGGTGTGACGTTCGCCGGCTACATCATCGGTCAAGCAAACCGACCGGGGGAAATCGAAAACGATTTTAGGGCGCTGGCCGAGGTGGAACAACTGAACCGCATTTTGCGACAGATCGTTCAGGAATGA
- a CDS encoding PaaX family transcriptional regulator C-terminal domain-containing protein, whose protein sequence is MISLERQILYILMRKPEIEVSELIDIYNGRRYSPQSIRNALSRLKRLGYIRHDRRRYSLTPAGTNVLTSFQFKLAQKVRTWNGTWHLVMYQIPESHRSCRNTLRQELIHLGYGQLYHSVFLSPHDQTQSVRQILEEQGLSEFVSMFTGHFTFGEIHSRVHEIWDLKHIRGLYREFLAWGSEKRKQISRRPSIPPWDAFFEILELGERLGNILLQDPILPTEFQPKDWPGPEAWRLYRELYHHLIQHVESEKGILQLPHK, encoded by the coding sequence GTGATTTCTCTTGAAAGACAAATCCTTTATATTCTGATGAGAAAACCTGAAATAGAAGTGTCGGAACTGATCGACATCTACAACGGACGGCGATATTCTCCGCAATCGATTCGTAACGCGTTAAGCCGTCTCAAGCGACTGGGATACATTCGACACGATCGGCGGCGGTATTCGCTTACTCCTGCGGGGACAAACGTTTTGACGTCGTTTCAATTCAAATTGGCTCAAAAGGTTCGTACCTGGAACGGAACCTGGCATTTGGTCATGTATCAAATCCCCGAATCCCACCGAAGCTGTCGAAATACCTTGCGCCAAGAACTGATTCATCTAGGGTACGGTCAGTTGTATCACAGCGTATTTCTCTCTCCCCACGACCAAACGCAATCTGTCAGACAAATATTAGAGGAGCAGGGATTGAGCGAGTTTGTCAGCATGTTCACCGGACATTTCACTTTTGGGGAGATTCATTCGAGAGTGCATGAGATCTGGGACTTGAAGCACATCAGGGGGTTATACAGGGAATTTCTTGCCTGGGGTTCGGAAAAACGTAAACAAATATCCCGACGGCCTTCCATCCCGCCGTGGGACGCCTTTTTCGAAATTTTGGAGCTGGGTGAGCGTCTCGGGAATATTCTCCTTCAAGACCCAATCCTTCCTACTGAATTTCAGCCGAAGGATTGGCCTGGTCCCGAAGCATGGCGTTTGTACCGTGAGTTGTATCACCATTTGATTCAACACGTTGAAAGCGAAAAGGGCATTTTACAGTTGCCTCATAAATGA